From Bdellovibrio bacteriovorus, a single genomic window includes:
- a CDS encoding methionine--tRNA ligase: MQPGSSKPENKFSPPTDVKSALAQFKKPKKVVVTAGMPYANGPLHLGHLAGAHVPADIYARWMRMLIGAENVLFVNGNDDHGSTSEVAAIKAGKTIREFIDTIHEQQKETLKKYSVQTDIFTGTSRPETYPLHEEYSQDFLRRLFKNGLLEKRITKQWYDPKMNRFLQDRFVRGTCPNCGNTEAYSDECDVCASSFDPSQLKDPRSQLSDAKPELKDTAHWWLDMWKVADPLKAWIETKQKSWRSAVVQEVINTVLIGCRFENVHEAKYKEIKDTLPKHKSRYVPGKKVECLFDTKADLAKAQEVLEAAGIPSFVTDKWGYRPITRDVSWGIPVPAELDPDMKGKTLYVWPDSLIAPIVFTKVALEKAGRDKELYKEFWCDPEATVVQFLGQDNVFFYVIMQGSMWLGHKDQPQELPKKGDLQMTEILSVFHLMVNGEKMSKSRGNFYTGDQLLEMGYSPDQIRYFLAMLSLPVKASNFDFEHFAERNKFLAGPMNAAFEKPISACNSKFDGKVPEGKLIGKAEAETLKLVQLYLRSMQKGDYSTLLGQIENYARLINSLFSQYKPHDDRAEETGRKDALFTCFYVLKNLMIMLAPFVPETVNELRKSLNLPESVLRADELGTGIPAGHIIGQKGIYFPGTADDINTLREH, encoded by the coding sequence ATGCAGCCAGGATCTTCAAAACCCGAAAACAAGTTCTCTCCACCTACAGATGTGAAGTCGGCTCTTGCCCAGTTCAAAAAACCAAAAAAAGTTGTTGTGACCGCGGGTATGCCGTATGCCAACGGTCCCTTGCATCTGGGTCACTTAGCCGGTGCGCACGTACCCGCGGATATTTACGCTCGATGGATGCGTATGTTGATTGGTGCAGAAAATGTTTTATTCGTGAACGGGAATGATGATCACGGTTCGACCAGTGAAGTTGCGGCGATCAAAGCCGGTAAAACAATTCGTGAGTTCATTGATACTATTCACGAGCAGCAAAAAGAGACTCTAAAAAAATATTCCGTACAGACAGATATTTTCACGGGAACTTCTCGCCCGGAAACTTATCCTTTGCATGAAGAGTACTCACAAGATTTTTTGCGCCGTCTTTTTAAAAACGGCTTGCTTGAAAAGCGCATAACAAAACAATGGTATGATCCAAAAATGAATCGTTTCCTTCAAGATCGGTTCGTTCGTGGGACGTGTCCAAATTGCGGTAACACCGAAGCCTACTCGGATGAGTGTGACGTGTGTGCCAGCTCCTTTGATCCCAGTCAGTTGAAAGATCCGCGCAGTCAGCTAAGTGATGCCAAGCCTGAATTGAAGGACACAGCTCACTGGTGGCTGGATATGTGGAAAGTGGCGGATCCATTAAAAGCTTGGATCGAGACGAAACAAAAATCATGGCGTTCCGCTGTCGTGCAAGAGGTTATCAACACCGTCTTAATCGGCTGTCGCTTTGAAAACGTGCATGAAGCCAAATACAAAGAAATCAAAGACACTTTGCCTAAGCATAAATCTCGTTACGTGCCGGGTAAAAAAGTGGAATGTCTTTTCGACACCAAGGCTGATCTAGCAAAAGCCCAAGAAGTTCTTGAGGCGGCTGGCATTCCTTCTTTTGTGACGGACAAGTGGGGCTATCGCCCGATCACTCGCGACGTGTCGTGGGGAATTCCTGTTCCGGCAGAGCTTGATCCGGATATGAAGGGAAAAACTCTTTACGTGTGGCCAGATTCTTTGATCGCGCCTATCGTCTTCACGAAAGTCGCTTTGGAAAAAGCGGGAAGAGATAAAGAACTTTACAAAGAATTCTGGTGTGATCCAGAGGCGACCGTTGTTCAGTTCCTTGGGCAGGACAACGTTTTCTTCTACGTGATCATGCAAGGCTCTATGTGGTTAGGTCACAAAGACCAACCGCAAGAGCTGCCGAAAAAAGGTGACTTGCAAATGACAGAGATCTTAAGCGTTTTCCATTTGATGGTGAATGGCGAAAAGATGAGTAAGTCGAGAGGAAATTTCTATACCGGCGATCAGTTGTTAGAGATGGGTTATTCACCAGATCAAATTCGCTATTTCTTGGCGATGTTAAGTTTGCCAGTGAAAGCGTCCAACTTTGATTTCGAACATTTTGCTGAAAGAAATAAATTCTTAGCCGGTCCTATGAACGCGGCTTTTGAAAAACCGATTTCGGCGTGCAACTCGAAGTTTGATGGTAAAGTGCCTGAAGGTAAGTTGATCGGTAAGGCCGAAGCGGAGACGTTGAAGCTAGTACAGCTTTATCTGCGCTCGATGCAAAAGGGAGACTACTCCACTTTGTTAGGTCAGATTGAAAACTACGCGCGTCTGATCAACTCTTTGTTTTCTCAGTACAAGCCTCACGACGATCGTGCGGAAGAGACGGGAAGAAAAGACGCTCTTTTCACATGTTTTTATGTTTTAAAGAACTTGATGATCATGCTGGCCCCTTTTGTTCCTGAAACGGTGAACGAACTGCGCAAGTCCTTAAACTTGCCGGAGTCTGTTTTGCGTGCAGATGAATTGGGAACAGGTATTCCAGCGGGCCATATAATCGGACAGAAAGGGATCTATTTCCCTGGCACAGCAGATGACATTAATACTCTCAGGGAGCATTAA
- a CDS encoding PAS domain S-box protein: MLSTWETRCRKKVPAANNLATSALRNSLPKFLDELIHSLEYPQPQKHFLDDERRMATEHGQERSEHPGYNLSQVIDEYYILRQVLFEVLESKLKLSSEARDIILDAISVGVRNAAIEFASRKHQEYQSTNESLRTSEEQFRLVVEGVKDHAIICTNPKGDVIYWSPGAENLLGWKSEEMLGRSGSRIFIPEDREKGVDIEEMRTAIAQGMAEDNRWHIRKDNSRFFATGVMNPLRNSRGQLVGFVKVLRDFTEKMITQENLKKETSESQAALKTLNELVMQAPVAMVLVMEPEYRFVIANPAYEKIVGRKVTGKTVFESFTAEEVGHFVPIVNNVIKTGTPFVGKEIRVSLPDEKGIPQNFYVNLSYHPFVESDGVIRGVFTVVQDVTEQVESRKELELANQKLQAILDRAPMGISFIEAPAGKMILMNNQARTILGHESHVKEGYHQYGKMGAIHKDGSPYSAEEYPTVRAFKNGETIIDEDMTYVRPDGKKIDLSVSAGPIINHDGEISGAVGTFFDVTERNRLRAELEEREENFRAIFTQAASGIARMSTSSRWELVNERLLDILQYSLPELTQKTCIEMTHPDDAGIELHHLEELKAGKYDSFSMELRYLRKDGNYVWVHLTKSIVRDSQGAAKYYISVIEDITQRKKLEEELHRAKLAADRASASKSAFLANMSHEIRTPMTAVLGFTEILKDSTLTQSERMDAIARIDNSGRALLRLIDDILDISKIEAGRLDIQKSRFSPVAIVSEIVSFMRVNAERKGVSLKLKLDASVPSEATSDPGRLRQILVNLIGNAIKFTSEGEVVVSVKAEASRYLIFSVCDTGIGISEQDLKNLFKPFAQADGSITRKFGGTGLGLVLSRRLAETLGGSLEVSESVVGKGTTFVVRIDAKPFSYTDQPTIYVANEAKDAGSNQLELVNVRVLLAEDVVDNQVLLSKYLEKAGAQIAFANNGAEALEQALQGDFDIVLMDIQMPVLDGIRATKELRSRGYTRPIVALTAHAMPEEVKKSIEAGCNAHLTKPIDKKGLIEAIQKFIK; encoded by the coding sequence ATCTTATCTACATGGGAAACGCGTTGTCGCAAAAAAGTTCCGGCGGCGAATAATCTTGCGACAAGTGCTTTGCGAAACTCTCTTCCCAAATTTTTGGATGAGCTGATTCATTCCTTAGAATATCCGCAACCACAAAAACATTTTCTTGATGATGAAAGAAGAATGGCTACCGAACATGGTCAGGAAAGAAGTGAGCATCCGGGGTACAATCTTTCTCAGGTTATCGATGAATACTATATTCTTCGCCAGGTTTTATTTGAAGTCCTAGAGAGCAAATTAAAGCTGAGCTCTGAAGCGCGAGACATTATTTTAGATGCGATCAGTGTGGGTGTAAGAAATGCCGCGATCGAGTTCGCTTCGCGAAAACACCAGGAATATCAATCCACCAACGAAAGTCTGCGCACCAGTGAAGAACAATTCCGTCTTGTCGTTGAAGGCGTGAAGGACCATGCGATCATTTGCACGAACCCAAAAGGAGACGTCATTTATTGGAGTCCCGGAGCGGAAAATCTTTTGGGGTGGAAAAGTGAAGAGATGCTGGGGCGAAGTGGGTCTCGAATTTTTATCCCCGAGGATCGCGAAAAAGGTGTCGACATTGAAGAAATGAGAACCGCTATTGCTCAAGGGATGGCTGAAGACAATCGGTGGCATATTAGAAAAGACAATTCCCGGTTTTTTGCGACCGGCGTGATGAATCCACTTAGAAATTCGCGCGGACAGCTAGTCGGTTTTGTTAAAGTCTTACGCGACTTTACCGAGAAAATGATCACACAAGAGAATCTAAAAAAAGAAACTTCGGAATCCCAGGCCGCACTAAAAACCTTAAATGAGTTGGTGATGCAAGCCCCTGTGGCAATGGTACTGGTTATGGAACCTGAATACAGATTTGTGATTGCCAATCCTGCCTATGAAAAAATTGTGGGCCGTAAAGTTACCGGTAAAACTGTGTTTGAGTCTTTTACTGCAGAGGAAGTCGGGCATTTTGTTCCGATTGTAAATAACGTCATTAAAACCGGAACACCTTTTGTGGGTAAAGAGATTCGGGTGTCTCTTCCTGACGAAAAAGGAATTCCTCAGAATTTTTATGTGAATCTTTCTTATCATCCTTTTGTCGAAAGCGACGGTGTTATCCGAGGCGTTTTCACTGTTGTTCAAGACGTGACGGAACAGGTTGAATCCCGAAAAGAACTAGAGTTGGCCAATCAGAAGTTGCAGGCCATACTAGATCGTGCACCGATGGGCATTTCGTTCATCGAGGCTCCGGCAGGCAAAATGATTTTGATGAACAATCAGGCACGCACCATCCTTGGACATGAGTCCCACGTGAAAGAGGGCTATCATCAATATGGAAAAATGGGCGCGATTCACAAAGATGGTTCTCCTTATTCTGCAGAAGAGTATCCAACCGTCAGGGCTTTCAAGAATGGCGAAACTATCATCGATGAAGATATGACCTATGTGCGACCTGACGGAAAGAAAATTGATCTTTCCGTCAGTGCCGGACCCATTATCAACCATGATGGGGAAATCAGTGGTGCGGTCGGAACTTTTTTTGATGTCACAGAACGAAATCGTCTGCGCGCAGAATTGGAAGAGCGGGAAGAGAATTTCAGAGCTATTTTCACCCAAGCCGCCTCGGGGATCGCACGTATGTCCACCTCCAGTCGTTGGGAACTGGTGAATGAGAGACTTCTTGATATTCTTCAGTACTCGTTACCCGAACTCACCCAGAAAACGTGTATTGAGATGACCCATCCCGACGACGCAGGAATCGAGCTTCATCATCTTGAAGAGTTGAAGGCCGGCAAATATGACAGCTTTTCGATGGAATTACGTTATTTGCGAAAAGATGGAAACTACGTCTGGGTGCATCTGACAAAATCCATTGTTCGTGATTCGCAAGGGGCCGCCAAATACTATATTTCTGTTATCGAAGATATCACTCAACGCAAAAAGCTTGAAGAAGAGCTGCACAGAGCAAAGCTGGCTGCCGATCGAGCCAGCGCCTCTAAGTCGGCCTTTCTTGCGAACATGAGTCACGAGATTCGCACGCCAATGACGGCGGTTCTGGGGTTTACCGAAATTTTAAAAGACTCGACACTCACGCAGTCAGAAAGAATGGATGCGATTGCTCGCATCGATAATAGCGGGCGGGCTTTGCTTCGTCTTATTGACGATATTTTGGATATTTCAAAAATTGAAGCGGGCAGACTGGATATTCAAAAGTCGCGCTTTTCTCCCGTCGCTATCGTTTCTGAAATCGTTTCGTTTATGCGGGTGAATGCAGAAAGAAAAGGCGTTTCCCTGAAATTAAAGTTAGATGCCAGTGTGCCCAGTGAGGCCACCTCCGATCCTGGGCGTCTTCGTCAAATCCTGGTAAATCTTATCGGGAATGCCATCAAGTTCACCTCTGAAGGCGAAGTGGTCGTGAGTGTCAAAGCCGAGGCCTCGCGATATTTGATTTTCAGTGTGTGCGACACGGGCATTGGAATTTCTGAACAAGATCTAAAAAATCTTTTTAAACCTTTTGCACAGGCGGACGGTTCTATTACGCGAAAATTTGGAGGGACCGGCCTGGGGTTGGTTCTGTCGCGAAGACTGGCAGAGACTTTGGGCGGAAGTCTTGAGGTTTCTGAAAGTGTTGTCGGGAAAGGAACCACCTTCGTCGTGCGAATTGATGCGAAACCTTTTAGTTACACGGATCAACCCACGATCTATGTTGCCAACGAAGCCAAAGATGCCGGTTCGAATCAGCTTGAACTGGTAAATGTGCGTGTGTTGCTGGCCGAAGATGTGGTTGATAATCAGGTTCTGCTGAGTAAGTATTTAGAAAAAGCGGGAGCGCAAATAGCTTTCGCGAATAATGGTGCAGAAGCCCTGGAACAAGCTCTTCAAGGAGATTTCGATATTGTTTTGATGGATATTCAGATGCCTGTCTTGGATGGCATTAGAGCGACTAAGGAGCTGCGTTCCAGAGGCTACACGCGGCCTATTGTTGCGCTGACAGCACATGCCATGCCCGAAGAAGTAAAAAAATCGATTGAAGCGGGATGTAATGCTCACTTAACTAAGCCGATCGACAAAAAAGGCCTGATAGAAGCGATACAGAAATTTATTAAGTGA
- the lon gene encoding endopeptidase La, with the protein MSYVSGFIPVIPLKNSVLFPDISMPLRVGREKSISALQKALRENHWVVLLTQKSPHDNVEKMEDLYQVGTLAKVESFRMDEDGSYNIFVKAHQRVRVVQSRDQEGFFEVQSESLEDVGSMDKKTEEALLSSLRILSDELLDLLPGNTRQVKEMLTEIEDLATLTNMCAAYADIAITEKQEILQINVLRDRTLKLLDRLQELKERLKIQRGIRDKLNENFQQTQKETILREQMRVIREELGEGEGEDMYAKFKERIEKAGMTPEALDLARSQLKRLETINSASPEHQMIRTHLELMLDLPWSKSSPKKEIDLEEAEKILNEDHYGLEKIKNRILQHLAVMKLRKTHQGSILLFIGPPGVGKTSLGKSIARALGKKYVRVSLGGVRDDAEIRGHRRTYIGALPGRIIAGIKKAGENDPVFILDEIDKLTRGFGGDPAAAMLEVLDPEQNNTFQDHYLDTPFDLSKVFFIATANSLEGIPLPLLDRMEVVDLTGYTLDEKKQIALKYLWPKQLREHGLSEESLKITDDAMVKLLTHYTREAGVRDLQRKIATICKFMSLKLVKSPDKTLTVNVKDLEEILGAERFSSDMIESLLPPGVVTGLAWTPVGGDILFVESASMPGTGQLLLTGQLGEVMQESAKIALSLLKSRLVLMDPLMDFSKKDVHVHVPAGAIPKDGPSAGVTMLTSIASLLLNKPVDPKLAMTGEISLRGSVMPVGGIKEKVIAAHRAGVREIIMCTKNEKDLREIPEEIRRSIQFHFVDDVNDVLKVALGVDLPRWNKFPIKPSGTPLLPAG; encoded by the coding sequence ATGTCTTACGTCTCAGGTTTTATCCCCGTGATCCCATTGAAGAATTCAGTGTTGTTTCCCGACATCAGCATGCCGCTTCGAGTAGGTAGAGAAAAAAGCATATCTGCCCTGCAAAAAGCTCTTCGTGAAAATCACTGGGTAGTCCTTCTAACACAAAAAAGTCCCCACGATAATGTGGAGAAAATGGAAGATCTTTATCAAGTGGGAACGCTTGCTAAAGTCGAATCCTTCCGTATGGATGAAGATGGAAGCTACAATATATTCGTGAAGGCGCATCAGCGCGTTCGCGTGGTGCAAAGCCGTGATCAGGAAGGTTTTTTTGAAGTGCAGAGCGAAAGTCTGGAAGACGTTGGCAGCATGGATAAAAAAACGGAAGAGGCTTTGTTATCCAGTCTGCGCATTCTAAGCGATGAATTGCTGGATCTGCTTCCTGGAAACACTCGTCAAGTCAAAGAAATGCTGACTGAAATTGAAGATCTGGCAACGCTCACCAATATGTGTGCGGCTTATGCGGATATCGCCATCACCGAAAAGCAAGAGATTTTGCAAATCAATGTTCTTCGTGATCGCACTTTAAAACTTTTAGATCGCTTGCAAGAGCTGAAAGAGCGTCTAAAAATCCAGCGCGGCATTCGCGATAAATTAAATGAAAACTTTCAACAAACCCAGAAAGAAACCATCTTGCGTGAACAAATGCGCGTGATCCGTGAAGAGCTTGGCGAAGGTGAAGGCGAAGACATGTACGCTAAATTTAAAGAGCGTATTGAAAAAGCCGGCATGACGCCTGAAGCGTTAGATCTGGCGCGCAGCCAGTTGAAGCGTCTTGAAACCATCAACTCGGCATCACCTGAACATCAGATGATTCGCACGCATTTGGAATTGATGCTGGATTTACCTTGGAGCAAATCTTCACCTAAAAAAGAGATTGATCTTGAAGAAGCGGAAAAGATTCTTAATGAAGACCACTACGGTTTAGAGAAAATTAAAAACCGTATCTTGCAACATTTAGCGGTGATGAAGTTACGCAAAACTCATCAAGGCTCGATCTTGCTTTTCATCGGCCCTCCGGGTGTCGGTAAAACTTCTTTAGGCAAAAGTATTGCGCGCGCTTTAGGTAAAAAATATGTTCGCGTCAGCTTAGGTGGTGTGCGTGATGATGCCGAAATTCGCGGCCATCGTCGTACTTATATTGGCGCTCTGCCCGGAAGAATTATCGCAGGGATTAAAAAAGCGGGCGAAAACGATCCTGTTTTCATTCTGGACGAGATCGATAAATTGACTCGCGGCTTTGGTGGCGATCCTGCGGCGGCCATGCTAGAGGTTTTGGATCCCGAACAAAACAACACGTTCCAAGATCACTATTTAGATACGCCTTTTGACCTATCTAAAGTGTTCTTTATCGCGACGGCCAACTCTTTAGAGGGCATTCCCCTGCCTCTATTAGATCGGATGGAAGTCGTTGATTTAACGGGTTACACTTTGGACGAGAAAAAACAAATTGCGCTGAAGTACCTGTGGCCGAAACAACTTCGCGAACACGGCTTAAGTGAAGAATCCCTTAAGATCACCGACGACGCGATGGTGAAATTATTAACTCACTACACACGCGAAGCGGGCGTGCGGGATCTGCAAAGAAAAATTGCAACGATCTGTAAGTTCATGAGTTTGAAACTTGTGAAGTCGCCGGATAAAACGCTGACCGTCAACGTCAAGGACTTAGAAGAAATTCTAGGCGCAGAAAGATTCTCATCAGACATGATTGAAAGTCTTTTGCCTCCTGGCGTGGTCACTGGTCTTGCGTGGACACCAGTGGGTGGCGACATTCTTTTTGTCGAGTCTGCTTCAATGCCTGGCACCGGTCAGCTCCTCTTGACAGGTCAACTGGGCGAAGTGATGCAAGAGTCTGCAAAGATCGCTCTGAGTTTATTGAAGTCGCGATTAGTTCTTATGGATCCATTGATGGATTTCAGTAAGAAGGACGTGCACGTCCACGTACCTGCCGGTGCTATCCCGAAGGATGGACCTTCCGCAGGCGTGACAATGTTGACGTCGATTGCGTCGTTGCTCTTAAATAAACCCGTGGATCCGAAGCTTGCCATGACCGGAGAGATTTCTTTACGTGGAAGCGTCATGCCCGTGGGTGGAATTAAAGAAAAAGTGATCGCAGCTCACCGTGCGGGTGTGCGAGAGATCATCATGTGTACTAAAAACGAAAAAGATCTTCGCGAAATACCTGAAGAGATTCGTCGCAGTATTCAATTCCACTTTGTCGATGATGTGAACGATGTTTTGAAAGTCGCTTTGGGAGTGGATCTTCCTCGCTGGAATAAATTTCCTATTAAACCTTCGGGAACTCCCCTGCTACCGGCAGGGTGA
- a CDS encoding helix-turn-helix domain-containing protein — translation MPKKNLSKPVPLEELGNQLAQRGDIRVERLEERLEPRVPFPHRHDYFQLLVVYAGRGWHEIDFQRHPVRAPQVFMMKPGQVHSWKLAANSKGIIVEFTEESLPKNSFLLDLVPKAFALPDVWKLGKSEFAVWKNKLEVMRNEYESRPSYYEACLQNHVGLLLIQALRTQGESVSFHGGIADQFKDLVEQHFRKEHGLSFYAKELKITPKQLSAVLQQKLHRSAKEIIAERCLLEAKRMLAYSATPVADIGYALGFDDPNYFSRFLRQNLRMNASLFREEAQKKKGN, via the coding sequence ATGCCTAAAAAGAATCTTTCGAAACCTGTCCCTTTAGAAGAGCTTGGAAACCAGCTTGCACAGCGCGGTGATATACGTGTGGAGCGTTTGGAAGAGCGCTTGGAGCCACGCGTTCCATTTCCTCATCGGCATGACTACTTCCAACTGCTTGTTGTGTACGCAGGTCGAGGATGGCATGAGATTGATTTCCAGCGCCATCCAGTGCGTGCTCCGCAAGTTTTTATGATGAAGCCAGGGCAAGTGCATTCTTGGAAGCTTGCCGCCAATTCCAAAGGCATCATTGTCGAATTTACCGAAGAATCTTTGCCGAAAAACTCGTTTTTATTAGACCTTGTTCCGAAAGCTTTTGCCTTGCCCGATGTTTGGAAACTTGGAAAGTCTGAGTTTGCGGTGTGGAAAAATAAATTAGAGGTCATGCGGAACGAATACGAAAGTCGCCCTTCATATTACGAGGCCTGCCTGCAAAACCATGTGGGACTTTTGTTGATTCAGGCTCTTCGTACCCAAGGCGAGAGTGTTTCTTTTCATGGCGGGATCGCCGATCAATTTAAAGATTTGGTAGAGCAGCACTTTCGAAAAGAACATGGCCTTTCATTTTACGCCAAAGAATTAAAGATCACGCCGAAGCAGCTTTCAGCGGTTCTTCAACAGAAACTTCATCGTTCTGCTAAAGAAATTATTGCCGAAAGATGTTTGCTGGAAGCAAAACGAATGTTGGCTTATTCGGCGACACCGGTCGCGGATATCGGTTATGCATTGGGCTTTGATGATCCCAATTATTTCAGTCGATTTCTAAGACAGAATTTGCGGATGAACGCTTCCTTGTTTCGGGAGGAAGCGCAAAAGAAGAAGGGGAATTAG
- a CDS encoding 3'-5' exonuclease, with translation MAFRWIGKSEDGNTVTLKRLEGCPAQTPPYATPEWAKNNSDVVRVGVVLDVETTGLNQSEDSIIEIGLRQFLFNRNSGEILTLGKSYSSFQDPGKPITPEITELTGITDEMVAGQNIDWTEVNALLEESSVIIAHNARFDRPFIDRKSKVSAERVWACSLKQIDWSTKGFTSSKLELLNIYHGFFTDSHRAINDVDALLYLLSLSDSKSHKPYLAELLGNARRPMAHVIASSAPFESKDHLKGRGYSWDSTNRFWSKIIFKDEVAAETAWLEEIVYCGPFAGLTRDIALIDGFKA, from the coding sequence GTGGCATTTCGTTGGATTGGTAAGTCAGAGGATGGAAACACTGTCACACTGAAACGTCTTGAAGGTTGTCCAGCACAAACGCCCCCTTATGCCACGCCTGAGTGGGCCAAGAACAACAGCGACGTTGTGCGAGTGGGTGTTGTTCTGGATGTGGAAACAACAGGCTTAAATCAATCCGAAGATAGCATTATTGAAATTGGCTTACGTCAGTTTCTCTTTAACAGAAATTCCGGAGAAATTCTGACGTTAGGAAAATCTTATTCTAGTTTTCAAGATCCGGGAAAACCCATCACTCCAGAAATCACCGAGCTCACAGGAATCACCGACGAAATGGTTGCGGGACAGAATATTGATTGGACCGAAGTCAATGCCCTGCTTGAAGAGTCTTCTGTTATTATTGCTCACAACGCCCGCTTTGATCGCCCTTTCATTGATCGCAAATCCAAAGTTTCTGCAGAAAGAGTGTGGGCATGTTCGCTAAAACAAATCGACTGGAGCACAAAGGGTTTCACAAGTTCGAAGCTGGAACTTTTAAATATCTATCACGGGTTCTTTACGGATTCACATCGTGCGATCAACGATGTTGATGCACTTTTATATCTTTTGAGCCTTTCAGATTCAAAAAGTCACAAGCCTTATTTGGCCGAACTTTTAGGAAATGCTCGTCGTCCCATGGCCCATGTCATTGCGAGTTCAGCTCCCTTTGAATCCAAGGATCACCTCAAAGGTCGAGGCTATAGCTGGGACAGCACAAATCGTTTCTGGTCCAAAATAATTTTTAAAGATGAGGTCGCGGCAGAAACCGCTTGGCTCGAAGAAATCGTCTATTGTGGTCCTTTCGCAGGGCTCACTCGAGATATCGCACTGATAGACGGATTTAAAGCGTAA
- a CDS encoding Smr/MutS family protein produces MAKDLLDLHGFKSDEVEDAIDAFLMRLSNSNLKRARIMTGKGSGVVKSVAIKYLKMAGYPWQYERLPNGKQNEGCLIIFLE; encoded by the coding sequence ATGGCTAAAGATTTATTGGATTTGCATGGTTTTAAGTCAGACGAAGTTGAAGATGCAATTGACGCATTTTTGATGAGACTCTCGAACTCAAATTTAAAACGTGCTCGGATTATGACGGGAAAAGGGTCCGGGGTTGTGAAATCTGTCGCGATCAAATACCTAAAGATGGCGGGCTATCCGTGGCAGTACGAGCGTCTTCCTAATGGCAAACAAAATGAAGGCTGTCTGATCATTTTTCTTGAGTAG